From the genome of Dehalobacter sp. 12DCB1, one region includes:
- a CDS encoding site-specific integrase, translated as MAAYKDKNGTWFTSFRFTDWQGERKQKVKRGFQTRREALEWEREFLQQKSADLTMPFESFVKIYSKDMKERLKRNTWQTKESIIEHKILPYFSHKKMNEIKPSDVIAWQNVMIAFRDKNGKAFSPIYLKTLHNQLSAIFNHALRYYELKSNPAAKAGNMGKEKTKEMLFWTKEEYLKFADAMMEKPISFYAFEMLYWCGIRLGELLALTAKDFNFPKSTVTISKSYQRIQGEDIVTEPKTPKSNRIIKMPDFLSGEMQDYLKSLYGFEEKDRIFPVTKSYLHHEMDRGCKETKVKRIRIHDLRHSHASLLIEMGFSAVAVADRLGHESIDITYRYAHLFPSKQKEIADKLDMERRV; from the coding sequence ATGGCGGCATATAAGGACAAAAACGGTACATGGTTCACGTCCTTCCGGTTTACTGATTGGCAAGGGGAACGTAAGCAGAAGGTCAAGCGAGGATTTCAGACAAGGCGGGAAGCTTTAGAATGGGAACGGGAGTTTTTACAGCAAAAATCTGCCGACCTCACTATGCCCTTTGAGTCTTTCGTTAAAATCTACTCTAAAGATATGAAGGAGCGTTTAAAGCGAAACACCTGGCAGACCAAAGAAAGTATCATTGAGCACAAGATTTTGCCCTATTTTAGCCATAAGAAAATGAATGAGATTAAGCCTTCGGATGTAATTGCCTGGCAGAATGTAATGATCGCTTTTCGGGATAAAAACGGCAAAGCATTTTCACCGATCTATCTGAAAACGCTGCACAATCAACTGAGTGCCATTTTTAATCACGCGTTGCGTTATTATGAACTGAAATCCAACCCGGCAGCGAAAGCGGGGAACATGGGCAAAGAGAAAACCAAAGAAATGTTGTTTTGGACCAAGGAGGAATATCTGAAATTTGCTGACGCAATGATGGAAAAACCAATTTCTTTCTATGCTTTCGAAATGCTCTACTGGTGCGGTATCCGGTTAGGGGAGCTGCTGGCGCTAACGGCAAAAGATTTTAATTTCCCCAAAAGTACAGTTACTATCAGCAAATCCTATCAACGGATACAGGGTGAAGATATTGTTACCGAGCCGAAAACACCAAAGAGCAACCGGATTATAAAGATGCCGGATTTCCTAAGCGGCGAAATGCAGGACTATCTGAAATCACTGTATGGATTTGAAGAAAAAGACAGGATTTTCCCGGTTACCAAAAGTTATCTTCACCATGAAATGGACAGGGGCTGCAAAGAAACCAAAGTAAAGCGCATTAGAATCCATGATTTAAGACATTCCCACGCATCTCTTCTCATCGAGATGGGATTTTCCGCAGTCGCTGTTGCTGATCGCCTGGGCCATGAGAGTATTGACATTACCTATCGCTACGCGCATCTCTTTCCTTCCAAACAAAAGGAGATAGCAGATAAATTGGACATGGAGAGGAGGGTTTGA
- a CDS encoding ATP-binding protein: MAYQSLQLNMTPELFDRSIKGSPKDAVKELIWNSCDADAKNIDVSFEIDTFLGTENVTAVIVKDNGTGIPFERFQDVFGRYGSSDKTYSNKSPGGRVYHGKLGQGRYKCFAIGSFIKWKTVYQASDAKKYSYEISINSGARLSVEFSEKPELVNYHVNTGTIATITGIHEESVGAISKLADNQIMISDILSTFAPYLLAYNDVSLKYNGIKIEPEHLIKKRDKRDFVYEYEEKGKESILAKAVAICWKESDFSKLYICGESGVVFDEQDYSTLQKNDTSIYLLSSYYEKMHQDNTLGLGKIDPVYDYFDNEVRIFAREFTQDQEVDDATAEIIKIKEEDIYPYQSEPSDEMTKIEQSVFDVFAVEINRAVPQLRTTNKQTKKLTYRLIKEAINTNPSSIQTILTEVFNLSQQQQDDLAELLNHTTLPAIIDTAKTVGDRLTFIYTLEQMVYNDSIGKPIKERTQFHKILLKELWIFGEKYYLGTSDISLKNLLYEHIEVLGRSDLIPEIPSEATEDLSRIPDICLFQQSCPDYECYEHLVIELKRPTLTLTLKELDQIRDYALTVAKNPLFDKATTKWHFFLLGQKFNEDVTETLKNQVIGEGNYYNAGNISISVLKWSSVIQKNKFRYEFLKKKLNYEVSNDPNFTMDYLLSKHAELFSKLNKEAK, translated from the coding sequence ATGGCCTATCAGTCGTTACAGCTAAATATGACCCCGGAACTTTTTGACCGTAGCATAAAAGGTTCCCCGAAGGATGCCGTTAAAGAACTCATTTGGAATTCTTGTGATGCCGATGCAAAGAACATTGATGTTTCATTTGAAATCGATACCTTTTTGGGAACAGAAAATGTTACCGCTGTTATCGTTAAGGATAATGGAACCGGTATTCCTTTCGAGAGATTTCAGGATGTTTTTGGCCGATATGGTAGTTCTGATAAGACATATAGCAACAAAAGCCCGGGTGGTCGAGTATACCACGGAAAGCTTGGGCAAGGAAGATATAAATGTTTTGCTATCGGCTCTTTCATAAAATGGAAAACTGTGTATCAAGCGTCTGATGCGAAAAAATACAGTTATGAAATCAGCATTAACTCCGGGGCTAGATTGAGCGTAGAATTTAGTGAGAAGCCGGAGCTTGTTAACTATCATGTAAACACAGGGACTATCGCAACGATAACGGGAATTCATGAAGAAAGCGTTGGTGCGATTTCAAAATTAGCTGATAATCAGATTATGATTTCCGATATTTTATCTACTTTTGCTCCTTATCTTTTAGCGTATAACGACGTTTCCTTAAAATATAACGGTATAAAGATTGAGCCTGAGCATTTGATAAAGAAGCGCGATAAACGCGATTTTGTCTATGAATATGAAGAGAAAGGAAAAGAGAGTATTCTAGCCAAGGCTGTGGCAATATGTTGGAAAGAGTCTGACTTTAGTAAACTATATATATGCGGTGAATCAGGCGTGGTTTTTGACGAGCAGGATTATTCTACATTGCAAAAGAATGATACATCAATCTATTTACTTAGTAGCTATTATGAAAAGATGCATCAAGATAACACCCTCGGTTTAGGGAAGATCGATCCTGTATACGACTATTTTGACAATGAGGTTCGGATATTTGCTCGTGAGTTCACGCAAGACCAAGAAGTAGACGATGCTACTGCGGAAATTATTAAGATTAAGGAAGAAGACATATATCCATATCAATCGGAACCATCAGATGAAATGACTAAGATTGAGCAAAGCGTATTCGATGTATTTGCAGTAGAGATAAATCGAGCGGTTCCTCAACTAAGGACAACAAATAAACAAACAAAAAAGCTTACTTATCGTCTCATCAAAGAAGCAATTAACACCAATCCGTCCAGTATTCAAACCATCCTAACGGAAGTCTTCAATCTATCGCAGCAACAACAGGATGATTTGGCAGAACTGCTGAACCATACTACTCTTCCGGCGATTATTGATACGGCAAAAACTGTTGGAGATCGGCTGACATTTATATATACTCTTGAACAGATGGTATATAATGATTCGATAGGAAAGCCTATCAAAGAACGAACTCAGTTCCATAAAATCCTACTTAAAGAGTTGTGGATATTCGGAGAAAAGTATTATCTTGGGACATCGGATATCTCTTTGAAAAACCTTCTATATGAACATATTGAAGTTTTGGGTAGGAGCGATCTTATTCCTGAAATCCCCTCAGAAGCGACAGAGGATTTATCACGAATTCCTGATATTTGTTTGTTTCAGCAATCGTGTCCCGACTATGAATGTTACGAGCATTTAGTTATTGAACTTAAACGTCCAACATTAACACTTACACTTAAGGAACTTGATCAAATTCGGGATTATGCATTAACTGTGGCAAAAAATCCGTTGTTTGATAAAGCAACTACTAAGTGGCACTTTTTTTTATTGGGGCAAAAATTCAATGAAGATGTCACTGAAACGTTAAAAAATCAGGTAATCGGAGAAGGAAATTATTATAATGCAGGAAACATATCAATTTCAGTTCTAAAATGGTCTTCAGTAATACAAAAAAATAAGTTTAGATATGAGTTTTTGAAGAAGAAGCTTAATTATGAAGTAAGCAATGATCCTAACTTTACGATGGATTATTTACTTTCAAAACATGCAGAACTTTTCTCCAAATTGAATAAGGAGGCAAAATAA
- a CDS encoding XRE family transcriptional regulator, with protein MKKRQLPLGDRNMIGAHVTKARENLGMKQVELLTKLQAAGIDISIPALSLLEGQKRPVSDLELNALADILMVSVDWLLGRG; from the coding sequence TTGAAAAAACGACAATTACCGCTTGGCGACCGAAATATGATTGGCGCTCATGTGACGAAGGCGCGTGAAAACCTTGGAATGAAGCAAGTTGAGCTTCTTACGAAACTGCAAGCAGCAGGAATTGACATCAGCATTCCGGCACTTTCCCTCCTGGAAGGGCAAAAGCGCCCCGTTTCTGATTTGGAATTGAACGCTCTGGCAGATATATTAATGGTTTCTGTAGACTGGCTTTTAGGTAGAGGGTGA
- a CDS encoding HTH domain-containing protein, whose translation MSNKIFIKVEEIAEELGVSTAYAYKLVRKLNEELERQGFITIAGRVSKRYYQEKLYGIKQDIKEQ comes from the coding sequence ATGTCGAATAAGATTTTTATCAAAGTCGAGGAGATCGCCGAAGAGCTGGGTGTATCCACGGCCTATGCCTACAAGCTCGTACGCAAACTTAATGAGGAGCTGGAGCGGCAAGGCTTTATTACCATAGCCGGACGGGTCAGCAAAAGGTACTATCAGGAAAAACTCTACGGAATTAAACAAGATATCAAGGAGCAGTGA
- the guaA gene encoding glutamine-hydrolyzing GMP synthase: MERELVLVLDFGGQYNQLIARRVREAKVYSEMISYKTPVEKIKAMAPKGIIFSGGPASVNQEGSPFIDPAIYELGVPILGICYGMQLMTVQLGGRVERPQAHEYGKTEITIEYNEGVWYGLKGTRQCWMSHGDSVLELPAGFIQAAFTANTPVAGIYCPEKNFYGVQFHPEVKHTPEGQAMLENFLYRVCGCQGNWTMESFIESQVQEIRKRVGDKKVLCALSGGVDSSVAAVLVHRAIGDQLTCIYVDHGFMRKNESEQVKDTFIGKFHLNLDFVDASERFMAKVKGISEPEEKRKRIGNEFIRLFEDEARKLGQIDFLVQGTLYPDIVESGTETAETIKTHHNVGGLPEDMQFKLIEPLRMLFKDEVREVGLELGLPEEIVWRQPFPGPGLAIRIIGKITPEKLDYLREADAIVREEIIRAGLHMEVWQYFAVLPSVRSVGVMGDGRTYGYPIVLRAVTSDDAMTADWAKLPYELLEVISNRIVNEVHGVNRVVYDITSKPPGTIEWE; the protein is encoded by the coding sequence GTGGAACGTGAACTGGTGTTGGTTCTTGACTTTGGCGGACAATATAATCAGCTGATTGCGCGCCGGGTCAGAGAAGCAAAAGTATATTCAGAGATGATTTCCTATAAGACCCCTGTAGAAAAGATTAAAGCCATGGCCCCGAAAGGAATCATTTTTTCGGGAGGTCCTGCCAGTGTCAATCAGGAGGGTTCGCCTTTCATTGACCCTGCAATCTATGAACTGGGGGTACCGATCCTTGGTATCTGCTACGGCATGCAGCTGATGACCGTACAGTTAGGCGGACGTGTGGAGAGGCCGCAGGCCCATGAATATGGAAAAACAGAGATCACGATCGAATATAATGAAGGGGTCTGGTACGGACTGAAAGGTACTCGTCAGTGCTGGATGAGTCATGGGGACTCAGTGCTGGAACTGCCTGCCGGTTTCATCCAGGCTGCCTTTACCGCCAATACACCGGTTGCAGGAATCTATTGTCCGGAAAAGAACTTTTATGGCGTTCAATTTCATCCGGAAGTCAAACATACTCCGGAAGGACAGGCAATGCTTGAGAACTTCCTGTACAGGGTATGCGGCTGCCAGGGCAACTGGACCATGGAATCTTTTATTGAGTCCCAGGTGCAGGAGATCAGGAAGAGAGTCGGAGACAAAAAGGTCTTATGCGCATTAAGCGGCGGGGTCGATTCTTCTGTTGCCGCAGTGCTTGTTCATAGAGCGATCGGGGACCAGCTGACCTGCATTTATGTCGATCATGGATTTATGCGCAAGAATGAATCGGAGCAGGTCAAGGATACGTTTATCGGAAAGTTTCACCTGAATCTGGATTTTGTCGATGCTTCGGAACGTTTTATGGCCAAGGTGAAAGGAATTTCCGAACCGGAAGAAAAACGTAAACGGATCGGCAATGAATTTATCAGGCTGTTTGAAGATGAAGCCCGTAAGTTGGGCCAGATTGATTTTCTGGTACAGGGTACGCTTTATCCGGATATTGTAGAAAGCGGCACCGAAACGGCTGAAACCATTAAAACGCACCATAATGTTGGCGGCCTGCCGGAAGATATGCAGTTTAAACTAATCGAACCTTTACGGATGCTTTTCAAGGATGAGGTCCGGGAAGTCGGACTGGAACTTGGTTTGCCGGAAGAGATTGTCTGGCGCCAGCCATTCCCGGGTCCGGGGCTCGCCATTCGCATCATCGGTAAAATTACGCCGGAAAAGCTGGATTATTTAAGAGAAGCGGATGCAATTGTCAGGGAAGAGATTATTAGAGCCGGACTCCACATGGAGGTATGGCAGTATTTTGCGGTGCTGCCCTCTGTCCGCAGTGTCGGCGTGATGGGAGATGGACGTACGTATGGTTATCCCATCGTGTTAAGGGCGGTCACGAGTGACGATGCGATGACGGCCGACTGGGCAAAGCTACCGTACGAACTGCTCGAAGTCATCTCAAACAGGATCGTCAACGAGGTCCACGGTGTGAACCGCGTGGTTTATGACATTACCTCTAAACCTCCCGGAACGATAGAGTGGGAATAA
- a CDS encoding TnpV protein — protein MKKHITDKKIGISYTRNGDYHISGLDSQKQEYEIGRFGREHLKYLKENQPMIYTEFLFSGRLNAYLHEVDIKALEMYGRLVREYSLQQGVTEQLKAENQMEWVGRMNNIRNAVDEIVRDEING, from the coding sequence ATGAAAAAGCATATCACAGATAAGAAAATAGGTATTAGCTATACCCGAAACGGAGATTACCATATTTCCGGTTTGGATTCACAAAAACAGGAATATGAAATCGGGAGATTCGGTAGAGAACATTTGAAATATCTAAAAGAAAATCAGCCGATGATTTATACTGAATTCCTTTTTTCTGGACGGCTCAATGCCTACTTACACGAAGTTGACATTAAAGCTCTGGAGATGTATGGAAGGCTAGTCAGAGAATATTCCTTGCAACAGGGGGTAACCGAGCAGCTCAAGGCCGAAAATCAGATGGAATGGGTCGGGAGAATGAACAATATTCGAAATGCAGTTGATGAAATAGTCAGGGATGAAATAAATGGTTAA
- a CDS encoding AAA family ATPase produces MTKTEKATARASSEATGEGQPLTLLSKKSISETGQNINPDFLSAVSMTELFDTVYPPRIQVIGSLLCSGVYLFAGAPKIGKSFFMAQLGYHVSSGLPLWEFPVHKGTTLYLALEDDYARLQKRLSRMFGIDSSDNFYLSTHAKNLKDGLDSQLDKFIQEHPETVLVIIDTLQKIREIGSEKYSYASDYEIVTRLKQFADRLRLCLILVHHTRKQEAGDCFDTISGTNGLLGAADGAFLMQKDKRNDNRAILDVVGRDQQDQRLHLLFDRERCIWQLTKAETELWQEPPDPILEAIADFLRIRDLQWHGSASELIAMLGLEIQPNVLTRRLNVGAERLWNEYNIRYESNRNHFGRTIKLTPERDEA; encoded by the coding sequence ATGACCAAAACAGAAAAAGCGACTGCCCGGGCTTCGTCTGAGGCAACAGGCGAAGGGCAGCCACTTACGCTATTAAGCAAAAAAAGTATATCCGAAACAGGACAAAATATCAATCCGGATTTTCTCAGCGCCGTTTCTATGACGGAATTGTTTGACACGGTGTATCCGCCCAGAATTCAGGTTATTGGAAGCCTACTTTGCAGCGGGGTTTATCTGTTTGCCGGAGCGCCGAAAATTGGGAAGTCCTTCTTCATGGCCCAGCTCGGTTATCATGTAAGCAGTGGCTTACCTTTGTGGGAATTTCCTGTCCATAAGGGAACGACGCTCTATCTCGCCCTGGAGGACGATTATGCCAGATTGCAAAAGAGATTATCACGTATGTTTGGAATAGACAGTTCGGATAATTTCTATCTCTCGACGCATGCGAAAAATTTGAAGGATGGGCTGGATAGCCAGCTTGATAAGTTCATCCAAGAACATCCGGAAACGGTGTTGGTTATCATTGATACTCTTCAGAAAATCCGCGAGATCGGCAGTGAAAAATACAGCTATGCCAGTGATTATGAAATTGTAACACGGCTTAAACAGTTTGCGGACAGGCTGAGGCTTTGCCTCATACTTGTACACCATACTCGCAAACAGGAAGCGGGGGACTGCTTTGATACTATCTCAGGAACTAACGGACTTCTTGGTGCAGCGGATGGCGCTTTTCTGATGCAGAAAGATAAACGGAACGATAATAGGGCAATCTTGGATGTGGTTGGGAGAGACCAGCAGGATCAGCGGTTACACCTGCTGTTTGATCGGGAGCGCTGTATTTGGCAGCTGACCAAAGCAGAAACGGAACTTTGGCAAGAACCGCCCGATCCAATTTTGGAAGCTATAGCTGATTTTCTGAGGATAAGAGACTTGCAATGGCATGGCAGCGCCTCAGAGTTGATTGCAATGCTGGGTCTGGAAATACAACCAAATGTGCTGACACGGCGGCTCAACGTTGGAGCGGAGAGATTGTGGAACGAATACAATATTCGCTACGAAAGCAATCGAAACCATTTTGGCAGAACGATCAAGCTTACACCTGAGCGAGATGAGGCGTGA
- a CDS encoding mobilization protein produces MSQEESDDLNRRVKLSGLNKQDYIIRRLTEREVVVQGNPRVHRALRNELVAILTELKRMEQCGDANEEFLSLFRLVMETVNGMKEDAQ; encoded by the coding sequence ATGTCACAGGAAGAAAGCGATGATTTGAACCGCCGCGTGAAACTTTCCGGCCTCAATAAACAAGACTACATTATCCGTCGCCTCACTGAAAGAGAGGTTGTCGTTCAAGGCAATCCAAGGGTTCACCGCGCACTGCGAAATGAGCTGGTTGCCATTCTAACCGAACTTAAACGGATGGAACAATGTGGGGATGCAAATGAAGAGTTTCTATCTCTTTTTCGGCTGGTAATGGAAACAGTAAACGGCATGAAGGAGGATGCCCAATGA
- a CDS encoding SLOG family protein — MKIKTCCFSGDNKLPSNRIKQIVKRLDLEIDCLISQGVTDFITVGTLGFDQLAASFIIIKKEMGQDIRLIFALPCKNQDAFWNVEQKGLYRNLIAEADEVIYVSEEYNDWCIKKCNRYIVDRSLFCICAQLNTFSGTNQTVRYARQKGLRVINVAE, encoded by the coding sequence ATGAAAATTAAGACCTGCTGCTTCTCCGGGGATAACAAACTACCAAGTAACAGGATTAAACAAATAGTTAAACGCCTTGACCTTGAGATAGACTGCCTCATCAGCCAAGGTGTAACGGACTTTATTACGGTAGGAACACTCGGTTTTGACCAGCTTGCCGCATCCTTCATTATTATAAAAAAAGAAATGGGGCAAGATATTAGATTGATATTCGCATTACCATGCAAAAATCAGGACGCGTTTTGGAATGTAGAGCAAAAAGGACTTTATCGCAATTTGATTGCAGAAGCTGACGAAGTCATCTACGTGTCTGAAGAGTATAATGATTGGTGCATAAAAAAATGTAATCGGTACATTGTCGATCGGTCCTTGTTTTGTATCTGCGCGCAGCTTAATACCTTTAGCGGAACGAATCAGACTGTTAGATATGCGAGGCAAAAGGGTCTAAGGGTTATCAATGTAGCGGAGTAG
- a CDS encoding helix-turn-helix transcriptional regulator encodes MAVGDRIKRIRNLRGLTQKELGLAISFDDKTADVRIAQYESGIRTPKEDMLKEIAEVLDVNYRSIYEPSLYAAEDVMYTLFELDEHYPINLHDIEDNSAPKSPAKHIAIDFNSHLLNEFLTEWQQRKKDLADGIISKAEYMEWKLNWPQTCDEGAMKEPTKKWRKS; translated from the coding sequence ATGGCCGTAGGAGATAGAATTAAAAGAATCCGCAATTTGCGCGGCCTTACGCAAAAAGAGCTGGGCCTTGCCATCAGCTTCGACGATAAGACTGCCGACGTGCGTATCGCGCAATATGAATCCGGCATACGAACACCCAAAGAGGATATGCTGAAAGAAATCGCTGAAGTGCTGGATGTCAATTACCGTTCCATTTATGAACCTTCCCTCTATGCAGCGGAAGATGTAATGTACACGCTTTTTGAGTTGGACGAACACTATCCTATTAACCTCCATGATATTGAAGACAACTCTGCACCTAAATCTCCTGCGAAGCACATTGCCATTGACTTTAACTCTCACCTCCTTAATGAATTTCTTACAGAATGGCAGCAACGCAAAAAAGACCTTGCCGACGGTATTATCAGCAAGGCCGAATATATGGAATGGAAGCTAAACTGGCCGCAGACTTGCGACGAAGGCGCTATGAAAGAGCCAACGAAAAAGTGGCGCAAATCCTAA
- the hpt gene encoding hypoxanthine phosphoribosyltransferase, translating into MERKIAKVLITEEQLKKRVAELGEQITSDYLGKDLLTIGIFKGAVPFFADLIRQIRIPLRYDFMAVSSYGNSDHSSGAVRLLKDLETGVEDKHVLIVEDIVDTGLTLKYLKENLLRRQPLSLKIVTLLDKPERRQADIQPDYNGFVIPNEFAVGYGLDYGEMYRNLPYIGVLKPEVYEK; encoded by the coding sequence ATGGAAAGAAAAATTGCGAAGGTGCTGATAACCGAGGAACAGCTAAAAAAAAGGGTGGCCGAACTGGGTGAACAGATTACCAGTGATTATCTTGGCAAGGATCTTCTGACCATTGGTATTTTTAAGGGAGCCGTGCCTTTTTTTGCAGATTTGATCCGGCAAATCAGAATTCCGTTGAGATATGATTTTATGGCCGTTTCAAGTTACGGGAATTCCGACCATTCTTCGGGAGCCGTCCGGCTACTGAAAGATCTGGAGACCGGTGTCGAGGACAAGCACGTCCTGATTGTTGAGGATATCGTTGATACAGGGCTAACGTTGAAATACCTGAAGGAAAACCTTCTTAGGAGACAACCCTTAAGCCTGAAGATTGTTACGCTTCTGGACAAACCGGAGCGGAGACAGGCCGATATTCAGCCTGATTACAACGGCTTTGTAATACCAAATGAGTTTGCAGTCGGCTATGGGCTTGATTATGGCGAAATGTACAGGAACCTCCCGTATATTGGCGTTTTGAAGCCGGAGGTTTATGAGAAATAA
- a CDS encoding plasmid recombination protein produces the protein MLGKGSINHNSRQFIASNIDSDRSQFNKSYCNIPIKDVYHELFDDALQRYNAKQTRDDRCINNYYEKIRTAKQEKLFYEVIFQVGNMENMASKSAEGQLAAKVLGEFMSNFQERNPYLKVFSAHLHMDEATPHLHVDFVPFTTGSKRGLDTRVSLKQALAKQGFTGGTRGDTEWNQWVRSEKEQLSQVMERHGIEWEQLGTHEEHLSVVDYKKVQRVKEVAALEETISGKQEELDNFLFRLVDIQDQLQTAESKERFIAQHAGHYDNDPEYQLPEPKPLMTAKGYREKVAAPLVQKLKKVIRSILSQFFEKTRELMMELDRANSQIQSLYKRLEISEAKGERLQGIEKDYNRLRRFLGGDRTDEIIGEVKVQEIADKAKSERKSEVFGRERERTAIWTIAGKQDYER, from the coding sequence ATGCTCGGCAAAGGCTCGATAAACCACAACAGCCGCCAGTTTATTGCTTCCAATATAGACAGCGATAGGTCACAGTTTAATAAATCGTATTGCAATATCCCCATCAAAGATGTGTACCATGAGCTTTTTGATGATGCCCTTCAGCGATACAATGCGAAGCAGACCAGAGACGACCGCTGCATTAACAATTATTATGAAAAAATCCGAACCGCCAAACAGGAGAAATTATTTTATGAGGTCATTTTTCAGGTGGGTAACATGGAAAATATGGCTTCAAAATCTGCGGAGGGACAGCTCGCGGCAAAGGTGCTCGGTGAGTTCATGAGCAACTTTCAAGAGCGGAACCCCTATTTAAAAGTATTTTCTGCACATCTGCATATGGATGAGGCCACGCCGCACCTGCATGTAGATTTTGTACCGTTTACCACCGGCAGCAAGCGCGGGCTGGACACCCGTGTTTCCCTTAAACAGGCGCTGGCTAAACAAGGATTTACGGGTGGTACCAGGGGTGATACGGAGTGGAACCAATGGGTCAGATCAGAGAAAGAGCAGCTTTCGCAGGTGATGGAGCGTCACGGCATAGAGTGGGAACAGCTTGGCACCCACGAAGAACACCTGAGTGTTGTTGACTACAAAAAAGTCCAGCGCGTCAAAGAAGTTGCTGCACTTGAAGAAACTATTTCCGGCAAGCAGGAAGAGCTTGACAATTTCCTTTTTCGGCTTGTGGATATTCAAGATCAGCTGCAAACAGCGGAAAGCAAAGAAAGGTTTATTGCCCAACATGCCGGCCATTACGATAATGACCCGGAATACCAATTGCCGGAACCAAAGCCGTTGATGACGGCAAAAGGTTATAGGGAGAAAGTTGCAGCCCCATTGGTGCAAAAGCTTAAAAAAGTAATTCGCAGTATCTTGTCACAGTTCTTTGAAAAGACAAGAGAGCTGATGATGGAACTTGATCGGGCGAATAGTCAAATTCAAAGCCTATATAAACGACTTGAAATAAGCGAAGCAAAAGGCGAACGTCTTCAAGGAATCGAGAAAGACTACAACCGGCTGCGCCGGTTTTTGGGAGGTGACAGGACTGATGAAATAATTGGTGAAGTAAAGGTACAGGAAATAGCGGATAAGGCAAAGAGCGAAAGGAAAAGTGAAGTTTTTGGAAGGGAAAGAGAGAGAACGGCAATATGGACAATTGCGGGGAAACAAGATTATGAACGGTGA
- a CDS encoding YmaF family protein translates to MVQTTKSPLNHNHGSVTHTSCDQGHSHQCLDISGIAIPTGDSHVHHSENYVLFEHGHTHYYKAVSGPSIPLQNGWHVHNWNFYTTVDNGHRHQISGVDMAAPGI, encoded by the coding sequence ATGGTGCAAACTACGAAAAGCCCGCTAAACCATAATCATGGAAGTGTAACGCATACATCCTGCGATCAGGGGCATTCTCATCAATGTTTAGATATTTCAGGAATAGCTATTCCAACCGGTGACAGTCATGTGCATCACTCAGAAAATTACGTTTTATTTGAGCATGGGCACACGCACTACTACAAAGCTGTTTCGGGTCCTTCAATTCCGTTACAGAACGGATGGCATGTGCATAATTGGAATTTCTACACGACCGTCGACAACGGTCACCGACACCAAATTTCAGGCGTAGATATGGCAGCCCCTGGCATTTGA
- a CDS encoding helix-turn-helix domain-containing protein produces MDGITTKKAAEKWGITPRQVQLLCAQGRIPGAVRFGNAWVIPVDAQKPKDGRGKKNRGR; encoded by the coding sequence ATGGATGGGATAACAACGAAAAAAGCCGCAGAAAAATGGGGTATTACACCTCGCCAGGTGCAGCTGCTTTGTGCCCAAGGCCGTATACCCGGAGCGGTTCGTTTCGGGAATGCATGGGTAATTCCTGTTGATGCGCAAAAACCGAAAGATGGCCGAGGAAAGAAAAACCGCGGAAGATAA